The genome window tccttGATTCTTCTTTGTATTTCTTACTATTCCCCTCGTATTTTCAATTATCTTTCCTTGTTAAATACTTTTCCCCTTAAAAGATTTAGCCATATACTGTAAAAATACTTGGTTGGTATGTTTGTGTTAAAGATTAAGTACAACGAACTTGTCCAAGCGTTGGCCTTGATAGATTACAACTTATAAGCTGCAGCAAAATCTCGTCTTCAACTCAAAAGTGATTCACgattgttaataacatatattcggTGGAAAAAAAAACCGTCAGCGAACTAGCCAAGTACATGCACCAAAAATGTTGGGTTAAACCATTGAGCGATTTTTTTTCCTCTAATAGTATGTCGAACATACGATTGTTAGGGATCCGGACCAACAGATAAATATTTGGTTTTAGTTTCAGCAAAGTTATTTCTCTATATTATTCTCCTTGGGTCAGGCCGCAatttcttcattcttttgttgTCTAGTTTACTCAGGTATCTCAGTTCTTCTGTTCACATAAATGATAACTTAAAGAGAAACTACTGTGCAACAGAGTACTAGAAAAGAGTAATTCTCCCACGAAACGAAGGAACAATGCACCACTTAGCCTGCAGAAACTAAAAAACCTCGGAATCTGATCATGAAACATTTTAATCAATATGAACTTATCTTTACAAAACCAATGATAACTGGCAACATTTCCACAGCCAAGTTATTCAGCTGCAGAAGGCAATGTATATTTGTCCTTAATACCTAGAGTACAAATTGAACTgcacaaatataacaaaaatggTGACTCTGTAATTCTCACTAACCTGAATATGTGGGTTCACTCACTGCCAGAAGATAACCCGTAAACAAGAAAACTGTAACCAGACTGATACAGAGAAGACTTTCTACAGCACCGTTTAATAGAGATATTCATCACTTGCACTACAGGAGAAGCTCCAGCTTCCAATACTTCCTCAAAAATGAGAAAGTAATATTTAAGTTTGGCACGTTTTGCAGGTAAATGTGACATCTTGGTGCTGAGTGGGTCGGTTTTACTGAGGCAAATAGTGAAGATAGAATTAACCTGATGTGCCAATATCTTTTCCATGGTCTTCTTCATGAATATGTCGTTTTAGCCTTTTTAGCCAAATTTCATAATCCATAGGATAAGGTGTCCCACATAGACTGTCAACATAATCAGCGAAAGCTTTCACTACAGCTGAAATGTCCCCAAGCTTCTGCTGAATGAGTCTTTTTGACCAAGAGGCTTCTCTCCATTGCAGTGCCCCCTCAATAGAATCCAGTTCTGGCAAGTCCCCGCCAAAACTAAAGTAAAGCAAATAGACTAGGCTCTCTGCATCAGAAGCCGAACACAACTTTCCTTCCTGAAGCGCATAAGTTGATGAGAAATGAAGATTCATTGCAGGACGATCCCTGTCTTCCAATATGGCATGCCCCCAACCGAGGAGGACAAAATGAGGTTGTCTTAGGCCGGCAGTCACATAAATGACATTCTCAGGCCTAATGTCTCCATGCCGAAttccagcagcagcagcagtagAAAGGGCGGACAAGCAATCATGGCAACATCTAATAGCCTCATCTGGACCAAATTGACCATCTCTTACCATGTCAGCAACAGTTTTTCCAACTGGGCTAGTCACGAGAATTAAGGTCCCACACCAAGGGTGACTACAATTTCCACCCGAGGTTGGTCTCTGACATTCACCAGGGTGAACCATCCTGCCAGATGCACTCAAATGAGGCAAATACTTGCTTGATAGACCTTTCTGCTTCATAATATTCAAAATCTTAGTTTGCCTCTGAACTTGATACCATAACTTCATATCTTCCCATGCTGATTCTAGGTGAGAAGGATGTGAACCAACATACAGAAACAGAGTCTTGCCCTGGTCTTCAACAGGAGAAACAACATAATAAGGAGTTTCTTCGTCACTCAAGATCTCGTTGATTTGATAACCCTTCTGTCGGTCGGACTCCTCCAGCCATAAAGCAGAACCTACTTCTAATTTCATCGGCTTCTCCGACTCCACGTTTCTAGATTCCTCTTGTACTTCAACAATTTCAGGGGAAATGCTGCGCTGCTGTAACTTAAATAGACCATTTCCATTTATTCTAGTATCGCCCAACTGCCTCTCTGCTCTTCTTAATTGAAGGCGGGAACTGTGATCAGCTGCTAAATCTTCAATTGAGTTGTTGGGCAATCCTGCAATTTGTATTAATGAATGGAAGGTTGCAAAAAGTAACTGCAGAGCACCAATATCTCCCCAGTTGGCGTTCCCCAGGTCATTCCAGATCCTATCGATAGGGGAAACAGCAATCTGCGAATAATTTTTAAGCCACTCAACAGCACATTCATACACATTACTTCCACCGAACTCCAACTTAGTCAAATCTCCTTCCACTTTCAGAACCCCTCCATATTGTGAATCAACAAGAAGAACAAAAACCGAATTTACGCTAAGAGATGTATTTGAACTACTAAGGCTTCTCGACAGTAGAATTCGAACAGCGTAGAACAGTGCTTCACCTATAACAGATAGAGAAGGCTTATGGTCACTCTTCTCTTGAAGGTTACCAATTGATGGCTTCACAACTGCTAATTGTAGAATATCAT of Daucus carota subsp. sativus chromosome 3, DH1 v3.0, whole genome shotgun sequence contains these proteins:
- the LOC108215230 gene encoding uncharacterized protein LOC108215230 → MEGGSTDRDSIGSGTKNSSTSSGSRSRRCKEFLRRFVDSYIWSINLEEWLEPGCDAPAFEVPFELIDLQKFDYALEGVSFQQLIRMPSAVYASSSGALEAANFLAIEDFLHASVKGLWEAFWSQDEPMPFYVTSVYDNLKFHQAEKAIANKKLGDLCASGILLKNPRHPHGKWDDILQLAVVKPSIGNLQEKSDHKPSLSVIGEALFYAVRILLSRSLSSSNTSLSVNSVFVLLVDSQYGGVLKVEGDLTKLEFGGSNVYECAVEWLKNYSQIAVSPIDRIWNDLGNANWGDIGALQLLFATFHSLIQIAGLPNNSIEDLAADHSSRLQLRRAERQLGDTRINGNGLFKLQQRSISPEIVEVQEESRNVESEKPMKLEVGSALWLEESDRQKGYQINEILSDEETPYYVVSPVEDQGKTLFLYVGSHPSHLESAWEDMKLWYQVQRQTKILNIMKQKGLSSKYLPHLSASGRMVHPGECQRPTSGGNCSHPWCGTLILVTSPVGKTVADMVRDGQFGPDEAIRCCHDCLSALSTAAAAGIRHGDIRPENVIYVTAGLRQPHFVLLGWGHAILEDRDRPAMNLHFSSTYALQEGKLCSASDAESLVYLLYFSFGGDLPELDSIEGALQWREASWSKRLIQQKLGDISAVVKAFADYVDSLCGTPYPMDYEIWLKRLKRHIHEEDHGKDIGTSG